In Psychrobacter immobilis, a single genomic region encodes these proteins:
- a CDS encoding TetR/AcrR family transcriptional regulator yields the protein MNVLNSVSAKKPETKRELAKAKTRHTLLKSALQLYSVEGALGMSMNKIAKGAGIAQPSFYNHFYSLDALQQVLSKQLKDNYLSPMRMAWVDMLKDYPTLSKEDFNDRCQECLTLIFDAAFQNITLFQRLLEDSLRFDSNIERNGLGSLIIEIRDEWTKIFIAGLQSAECSFDRFEVNLCVDVAAAQVHELILGCHQQRYSRQQAIEILCKNFDGVFSYFFAKDKRRVNG from the coding sequence GTGAATGTACTTAACAGCGTAAGTGCTAAAAAACCGGAAACAAAACGCGAGCTGGCAAAGGCGAAAACGCGTCATACGTTACTCAAAAGTGCCTTGCAGCTGTATAGCGTAGAGGGCGCTCTTGGTATGAGCATGAATAAAATCGCGAAAGGCGCAGGTATTGCTCAGCCAAGTTTTTATAATCATTTTTATAGTTTAGATGCGTTGCAGCAGGTGTTAAGCAAGCAACTTAAAGACAACTATTTATCGCCGATGCGCATGGCATGGGTAGATATGCTTAAAGACTATCCAACGCTGTCTAAAGAGGATTTCAATGATCGTTGTCAGGAATGCCTAACATTGATTTTTGATGCCGCCTTTCAAAACATCACTTTATTTCAACGTTTGCTCGAAGACAGTCTGCGCTTTGATTCAAACATAGAACGTAACGGGTTGGGAAGTCTAATCATAGAGATAAGAGACGAGTGGACCAAAATATTTATAGCAGGGTTGCAGTCAGCCGAGTGCTCTTTTGATAGATTTGAGGTTAATCTCTGTGTTGATGTCGCTGCCGCCCAAGTACATGAATTGATATTGGGCTGTCATCAACAGCGTTATTCACGGCAGCAAGCTATTGAGATATTGTGCAAAAACTTTGATGGCGTCTTTAGCTATTTTTTCGCCAAAGACAAGCGCAGAGTAAATGGCTAG